CCCATGGCTCTTCGCGGTGCAGACCAAACCAGTGCTCGATTGGCCATGTTAGTCTGCCACTAACTCCGTATCAGACGGACTAGCTCGCTCTCCACCCGTTTAGTCAAGACTCATTTCATCTTTCCCATCGCCGTGAAGATTCCCACCTCGTGATCCCGGCAGGCTGTAACAAACAGCGCACCAAGCCCGGAGCGTTCGCTGGAACAAGACAGCTGCGTAAATGAGGCCCGCAGTAGCGCCAATGTTGCTCGCTCTTTTGGGTCGCGTACCTTGCAGGGAACCCCTGCTCGATTCCCTGCGGTGCCTGTGCGTTCGAGTTGGTGTTGATAAGGGGGGGAGGGTGCTGAGGGGATCAAAATGGATCAAATCCCTTTTCGGGGGAGGGACGGGAGCCTCAGTGGTCAGAGGCCCGTGCTAGAGTCGCCAAAGGCGCTATAATCAAATTTCCATGCCCACTGAAAGACCCCCAATCGACGTCGAAGGATCCATCCACACCCGAAGTAGTGCACAAGTGCTTGTACCAGATGGTCGCTCATGCACTGAAACCATTGGACGGCTGTCActcctcttcattcttcagCCTTTCACGTTTTCTTCTGGACCGTATCAAACTCTCCCGGTAAGCGCCCCTCGACTCGGCCGGCTGTTTCGCGTGGAACATTGTTTGAAGGCTGCAAAGAATAGAAACCGCACGTGGACATTGGTTCTTTGTCTCAAATGAGGCATGTGTGTGTGATATGGACTGGGAGATACAGGTACCGGTCAAAGACAGAGACAATGAACGGCAGCTGTTGGTTGGTTCCATCGCCCGCATGACAAGAATCGGCGCAGCTTCGGTTCTACAGCGAATACCCTCTGCTATGCCCACCTGGGAAGCGCAAGGTGACGAGGCTGGCGTTGCGTTCCGCTGCCGTGCCCGTTCTCCGCACAGCACATCACCGGTGTCCTCATTTCCTCTTTCGAGTCCGATCGGtgatcatcatctctgtTCGGTTGCGTTGCGGCGTATCGTTCCTCCACAGTGAGTATGGGGTACTAAGCTTGTATGATTTCACCTACTAAAGTGAGCTGCTACCGACGGCCATCCTGGCGGGCCTCTGTTTTGGGTTGGCCACTGACCCTGGCACGTCGCATGAGGCGGTTCAGCGTCTCATCCAAAGCTAGCCCTGGTCGTTGTGTGCTATTCTGTAAAGTACAGTCCAGGCGGCTCTGTAGAGATGATCTTCGAAGGACGAGAATTCCACCACTCGAGTAGCCTTTGTGAACCAGCACTAACAGGCCAAATGCCTTtctgtggaagagagaatacTCATGAAGTCGAGGTCGTGTACGTGTAAGCTCGCATCCATGGCCTTAGTCACATACGAGCACTCTCCTACATGTTGCGTTCTTTATGCGGTAGTACTTGTAATACTCACGTTGCCTTGGCTAATACTCCGTGGTTGCAACACTAGAAGATATCCCTGGAGATGCCGTGACCAGGGGGTTTTGACAGTCCAGCCACTGCCGTGCGCAGGTGCAGTATCTCGGTCTATCTGCGACATGACACGCTGTTTGAGCTTCACTGTTTCGGTTTCTAGTATTTCCGACCAGGTCTTCATGCCCTATGTCATCTGAACAATAGCTCAAGACACGTGCTCAATTGCCGAACTACAGCAGATCAGTTCAAGGCTGATGCACGGGCAGCTTTGCGTTACAGCAAGAGCTGAGTGAGAATCGACTCTACACAGGCCATGTTGTTGGTTACACTTGGTATGCCGTCTTATCATTTCCCTCTGCCTGCTACCATCCTTGTTGAATGCTGCCCTGGGTGCTGTACATGCACCGGGTATGGCAAGGTGAAgcacatgtacgagtacggagaAAATGTAATATGGCCTCCCAACCCAGAAAGATAGGTATACAGGGTAGCGGCACGGATGCATTTTTCCAGTCCGTTGAATGCCAAGTTTGGGCACACAAGCATATTGTCATTTAGCCGTGTGCGGTGTGTGGTAATTTCCTGTTGACAGTACAGCTTGTGGCCACCTACATTTCAATAAGGTAGGTATCGTTTACCAATTGAGCCATGGACATCGATAGAACCAGAACATATACGATACATAACCTGCAGGAGGATGAGTATGCCAGCATGCCAAGCCGCCAACTGCCCACATTGTCGATTGCTTCGTGTCAATCATGCTCTACGTGTTTATCCGGGCTGCTTCTGGCCAAAATATCGCATTGAACACTGGCTGTCAGCTTCATGATCATTGGGGGGAGCGATTGGCAGCTTTGCTGCAGTTTCGGTATGTTCGTACATACACGATGCTCCCGGCAACGATATATCACCCAGTTCCTTGCAGGCAAAATGCCCCAACAGACGCAATAAATGCGGTCAAGAAAGGCGGTCGATGGCGATCTCTACCCAAAGTCTGCATTAGCACATGTCAGCCAACGCGTACTCGTGCAGGTACACACCAGCTACTCGCTCACAGCACGCGATCTCGGGCCTCAAGGTCCGCATGGCTCCGCCGTTTGCGACCGACTTCACCCGCACTGAGCAAGGCGCCCGGGCTGAGTAAAGTCAAAGACTAAGAAAAGATAGCACGAGAGCTCCCAATGGCTCCAGACCATTGATGGGCCACTTTGGGGAAACCGAGCAACGTCCCCCCACATTGATTATCAGGTCcattacggagtacaggaCTCCGTAGTATGGAGGGCCtaaagtacggagtatgaTGAGCAGTGTGGATTGATTTTGCTGCTTGCATCATGCCAGAGTGGCTGCCGAGGCTCGGTCGCGAAACTAAAGTAAAAACAAAAGTTACATGAAAATGAAtaatgagaatgagaaataAAGACGGATTGAATTACAATGGAAACGACCGCCTGTTGATTATGTCCTCTGTTCAGATTGGATAGGAAAATATAGGTAGCCTCCGGGGTTGCGAGTGCATCGACCAATGCATGATGTGGCCTCGTTGACGGACCACGCCATGGATTTCGGCTCGGAGTTGCTCCCTCCCTACCTTAATTCCCACACGCTTATCGTGGCTGAAATTCAACATCTAGCCCGTACCTTAACTGCTGGAATTCGTCATTAGTTCCTTCGTACAGTAAGGTACCTTAGCTGAGAatagaaaagcaaaaagccaTTGAGTCTTTCTGCTAAGCTGTGGAAGCTTCCATGGGCCCGAAGTCCGTCCGCGTAGCTCAGCTCACCCCGTCCTATCCGGGCTGCCGTCAACTTCAGCAGATGGTTCGCTGTCCATCCAATCATGACATGCAATGTAATTTGATCCTGCAGGTCCCAACCATGAGGTGTTTTTCACCGCCTTGTGCGCGGGTCAGGCCAAGCCCGATTTTCAAGCCTCCAAAAGTGTTGGCCTATTAGCGGTGCTAGACACCTTTAGCGCTTCCGTTGTATTTGGACGCGTTGTCTTTTAGAAGTAGACCCTGAGCCATATTGAGCCGATGTTGACTATAAAGCACCAAACCCCTCCCCCTGCTAATCTAAAGaatcttttttcccctctcaCCACAAAATTAAACTCCAAGTTCACGTTGCAAACAAGCCAACAAGCTTCAATCCCTGAATCTTTTCAGAAAGTTTTAGCCAAATAGCTGTTTTGCTGCTGTAATCTTTGCCCACCAAAACCCCCTCTATCCCACCTTATTACAGGTTTACAGTTGGTCGAGGAGTCAGAACCTCGATCACACCAAAGTCGACAAGACGTTTTCCAATCTCCTTAACTCGTATGTGTTTTCCCCAGCAAGACGAACGGgcaggaggaagaaaagaagaaatgaagaaaagagtcGAAAATTACAGTTCAAGGGACTAACCTTATCCCAGGATTCACCACCCGTTCGCCGGAGCCCGCTGCTCTGCCTCTGGAGGGTTAGCGGACTCGACCTTTTCCAAATAAAGGTcgattttaaagaaaaagaacccGTACAatccttcaacttcaactaGACCAAGTCTCTTCCGCCATGGCTCCCCACGCGGAAGTTAGCACGGGCTCCTCGAACGGGAACGGCTATGCCCATCGCCAGACGGCGTCCACTGGTGCTGCTCCGAGCACCTTCGTCGTCAATTCCCCCAATGTCAATTACACGGACTCGGAAATCCGATCCAAATACACCTATCGCACCACTAGTGTCGAGACCGACGCCAATGGCAACTTTGTGGCTACTCCCAAGGAGACGCTCTACGACTTCAAGGTCGACCGCAAGGTTCCCAAGGTCGGCATGATGCTTGTCGGTTGGGGTGGTAACAACGGTACCACTGTTACCGCCGGTATCATTGCCAACCGACGCAACCTTGTTTGGGACACCAAGGAGGGCGTCCAGGAGGCCAACTACTACGGCTCCGTCGTCATGAGCTCGACCGTCAAGCTCGGAACTGACGCCAAGACCAACAAGGAGATCAACATCCCCTTCCACAACTTGCTGCCCATGGTCCACCCCAACGACCTTGTCATTGGAGGCTGGGACATCAGCTCGTTGAACTTGGCCCAGGCCATGGATCGCGCCAAGGTCCTTGAGCCTGCTCTCAAGGCCCACGTCAGGAAGGAGATGGCTGAGCTgactcccctcccctccatctACTACCCTGACTTCATTGCTGCCAACCAGGAGGACCGAGCCGACAACCTCATTGAGGGCTCCAAGGCTTGCAACGCTCACGTTGAGCAGATCCGAAAGGACATTCGTGACTTCAAGGCCAACAACGGCCTTGACAAGGTCGTTGTCCTGTGGACTGCCAACACCGAGCGATACGCCGACATCGTCGACGGAGTCAACGACACCGCCGATAACCTTCTCAAGGCTATTGAGCAGGGTCACGAGGAGGTTTCTCCCTCCACCGTCTTTGCTGTTGCCTGTATCCTGGAGGGTGCCCCCTTCATCAATGGCTCGCCCCAGAACACCTTTGTCCCCGGTGCTATTGAGCTTGCTGAGAAGCACAACGCCTACATTGGTGGCGATGACTTCAAGTCTGGCCAGACCAAGATGAAATCGGCTCTTGTGGACTTCCTCATCAACGCCGGCATCAAGTTGACCTCCATTGCCAGCTACAACCACCTGGGCAACAACGACGGTAAGAACTTGAGCTCCCAGAAGCAGTTCCGCTCCAAGGAGATTTCCAAGTCCAACGTCGTCGATGACATGGTTGAGGCCAACAGCATCCTGTACAAGAAGGGCGAGCACCCCGACCACTGCGTTGTCATCAAGTACATGCCCGCTGTCGGTGACAACAAGCGTGCCCTCGACGAGTACTATGCTGAGATCTTCCTCGGCGGCCACCAAACCATTTCGTAAGTTTCTTTCACTCGTCATTATTCCGTCCGAATCACCCTAACTAACAGCAACAGGTTGTTCAACATCTGCGAGGACTCTCTTCTGGCCTCGCCTCTGATTATTGACCTCGTCGTGGTGGCTGAGATGATGACCCGTATCCAGTGGAAGGCTGCTTCCAACGACGGTCATGAAACCTCCGAGTTCAAGCACTTCCACAGTGTTCTGAGCGTCCTGAGCTATATGCTCAAGGCTCCTCTTACTCCTCCGGGAACTCCCGTTGTGAATGCTCTGGCTAAGCAGCGTGCGGCTTTGACCAACATCTTCCGCGCCTGCGTTGGTCTCGAGCCCGAGTCCGAAATGACCCTTGAGCACAAGCTCTTCTAGATTTACTTCTAGATCAATTCTGACTATGGAATTCACAAGAGGCCCAGGGGGCTATGAGCCTGAGGAAGGAGGACATTGGCACATTGGACAGTCTTTACCGGATACTAGATAGCTATAAAAATGGCAGAATTGGGCTCACCGAGCTGATACTGCTTAGCAGACAATTGAATCAAGCAGATTTGCCACCAATTAATGTTCCATATCAAGTTCTGTTCGGTGACCTTGAATGACCTTGTAGAATGCAGTACAAAAGACATAACACTTGATGCTGTAGGAGAACTAAGATATGTGAACTACCTACCTATGACTACCTTCTAGGTAGATGGAGTGAATATTCTTTCTTATGAATAAATGGCCATAGCATCACTTGGCAATTTGCAgttttgtttattttgtttAGCGCTTGGGCATTTATTTCAATGCGTAAGAGCAGAATGAGATCGACATGGTACTCCACGTCGATGTTTTGGTGGTATTTTCGCGCTAATCTTGTATGCGGGGAGACGACAGCTGCAACAACTTGTAGGTCACTCATTGTAAGTGCTGCGCGTGGAAATGCGTCGCGTCGGGAGCGCGTAAAATGTTCCCCACGCAATTAACGTGTCTCTGCCACCACTTTGTATTTGGTGCCTGTGCAGCCCTTGATACCATACCATACCATGTCTTGAACAATTTTGATCAATTTACAGTATTGTTAAGAATTCAAGATCATTGCCACATACGAACGATTTTGAATTCTAGGCTGGTCGTTGCTATCGACAATGACTTCGCAACGCTCTACGACGCCCGCATCTCGCGATGCAACTCCAGAACTACTGACACCGCGATCGAAACTCAGAGCGTTGCTTGCGACTGTGGATGGcagtgacgacgaggacgcgGTTCCGATTGGCGTACTCAATACAAAATCCCCAAAGAGTAGCACAGCTGCCAGAGACAATGCCGATAGCTCAGACTCAGACTCAGACGTCCCAGTACGTCCACGAGGAAAGCTGGCTGGACGAATGCAGGGCCCCTCGGATATAACCAAAGAACCGGAAACTACGAATGGCGTGGAAACTGCGAGAGACCGCGTTAGACGGATGctagagcaagaaaaagagcagGCTGCGGAGGCGATGGATACTGAGATGGCAGATgccgaagatgtcgaggaagaggatgagctACCCGCAGCTCCACGACGATTGAAGCGCCGTCCTGCGCAAGACGACGCCACAGATCTTTCAGCTAGATCACCAAGCCCTGGACTTTTTGTATCTTCGCCAGTACGCCCGTCACCTACAAAGGCGCCTCAGAACCAGCCAGAATCCGAAGAAGACCTACCGACTGTCAAGTCAGATCGTTTCAAAGCCCTGGTGGAACGAAAACGACAAGAGCGTCTTgcgagagaagctgaagaagaagcacgaaGGGCAGAGCGCCGGGCTCTACAGGAAAAGCTTGCCTCCGAGCTCGAACAGCTGGATtccggtgatgatgatggaggtATAACGGACGACGAAGGGGGCCGCAGACTGACGCAGGAAGCTCGTCCAACGAGAAAAGCTAGCAAGAAGGCCCTTGAAGATATGAATCGCGAGACTCAGCGAATGGCAAGAAACATGCAGCTCGCCCACGAAGCCAAGACACGAAAGAAGCTCTCCAAAGCAAGTTTATTTGAGCGTTTCAATTTCAGGCCAGACGGAGAACCGATGCCCGTGGAGCCTACAGCAAACAGTTCCAGCAGACCAGTATCACCTCCAACCGATGCGGACGCGAATAAAGATACACCACCCAGCTCACCCCCTGTTGGGGAGAAGCAGGATTCCGTTCAGGTCAAGGACAACGCTGCGAATCCTGACCCCAGCGTTGAAGTCGCAGAGGCCTCAAGCTCTACAATCCTAGACAAGGGCAAAGGACCGGCTATGGACGTTGAAGAACCAAGCAAGCCTGCAGAAACTAAGCGCCGGGTGCGAGTGAGAATACCGGTTCCAACTAAAGCTGCCGCAGCAGACTCAGATGATGAACTGGAGATTACGACTACATCAAAAGACAGAATGAATGCTGTTTTCAACAACATCCCGTTCCGGAAAGCGCAGGATTCACACTCCATGCTAGCCCTGCGAGCTCTGGCTCATGTTACATCACCGGGCAAAGAAAATAAGCGCAAGAATGAGCGAGATGCAATGACTCCCGGCGAATTTCAGGCTAGTCTACTGCAAAAAGCGAGAGAGCAAGCGAGGTCCGAGCGAGACCGGAGactcgagctgctcaaatCCCAGGGTGTGGTCATCCAGACTTCGGAAGAGCGAGAACGGCAGATGCAAGAAGTAGAGGATATCCTTGCCAAAGCTAGAGAAGAGGCCCAGCGaatcaaggaggaggaagtagcagctgagaagaaagaaggaaaagatggcggCGAAGCAGACCCTCTGGCTTGGGATGAtagcgacgacgaagagTACGAGGGTAatgatgccgatgaagagGTGTCTGGTGTAGAGCTTTCAGgctctgaagaagacgaggcagaggatgaggatgaggatgaggatgaggatgagtCAGAAGATATCATTGCGGGATCAGCCATGTTTGAAGCCGAAGCGGAGGAGGATGCAGCATCTGAAACCTCAGAGGTCCTCCCTAAGCCTGATGCCAATGAGATGGaaggcgacgacgatgatgaaggtGTTGAAAAAGTGACACCTATGAAGAGAAGGCGTGCACGGAACAAGACTGCAGTTCTATctgatgatgaggctgaaCCTGCTGTCGAAGCCACGccgaagttgaagaggaCTCCTATTAGCACGGCGTTCCAGTCGCCCGCTGCACCGACATCTGTGCTGCGATCTGCCAAGAAGACGTTTATTCCTGGCCTTCCTGTGGAGGGGCCTGCTGGCCTTAGCCTTACCCAGATATTTGCAGGAACTATGGATGAGAATCAGAAGAGCCAAGACGAACCGACACAGTCAATGATGCCTGATTTCGATGATTTTCCGGATTCCAATTTTTCGGCTACCATGGATGACAATGCTGACGACATGGTTCTCGACTCTCAACGCGATGAAAGCCAAGGAGTAACTCAAGCTATTCAGCTCAATCTTGCACAGTCACAGATGCATGGCTTGGACAGCCTACTCCGGGAGGAAATGAACTCTCAAATCTCGGACATGGTTGAGCTCTCTCAAGATGGAGGGCTCCAGAGGTACACGCCCTTGAAATCGAGGTTTGTTGAACCTCCGAATTCTACCGTAGAGACCATATCAACAGACCAACATGGCGATGCGATTCAGAGTTCTCCGCTTGTACGCAGAGGAAGGCTTCGACGAAAGATGGAAATGTCAtctgtcgatgaagatgctgctgttcccATGAGTGgcgaaaaggggggagaggcAGAAATGACACCCACAAAAACTGCGTTCAAGGTTCTCCAAGATGCTGCTaccgagcaaaagaagaagatgctcatTGAAGAGTtcaacaaaaagaagagcaaggcgaAGGAGATGGTGGAAGAGCAAGCCGAGGAATCTGAGGATGAGTATGCCGGACTCGGTGGAGCGGATGGCGAGGACAGCGACGATGAGTTCGATGCTTCTCTACAAGACATTATCGATGATGCGGCTGGCAATGACGAGGATGCTCGCAAGTTGGCCGCGTTTTATGCGTAAGTTTCTACTCTATCTACTTCTAAACAATGAACACGACTAACCCCCTGTCAGTGATCGGGAACGGATAAATGACGAAAAAGAAGTCGAAAAGCTGTACAAGGACATCACATCAGGCATGCTTCGCCGTAAACGCGGAGCCGACTATGACCTCTCCGACTCAGACGACGgtggagaagctcgacggAGAATGAAGCGCCGGCAGTTTGCCAAGATGCAAAAGGCATTATTTGCTGATGAGCGtgtcaagaagatggctGAAAACCCTGGCAACCAGGCTTTCTTGCGCACCATTGAGGACCGTGGCAGtgacgatgagatggactTTTTAGAAATTGTCGACGCACCGGCTTcgcaaggagaagagtcTCAGTCACAGAGCGAGCAGCTTGAACAACAGCCGCCGCGAATTGTTCTTGATAGCCAACCACGTAAACCGCTGGGCAGCGCTGGTGACAACAGGGCTCCGGCTCATATGAGACGAACAAAGGATGGCAAGAAACCTTCCAACATTGGCGAGGTTCGCGAGACACTCTCTGATCTACTGGAGGATGGGCGAGGCAGCTCTGTTATTCCGGCCACAGTAGTTGGCTCAGACAGCGAGGACGAAGAAAGCCGGCCAGCAT
This genomic stretch from Trichoderma breve strain T069 chromosome 1, whole genome shotgun sequence harbors:
- a CDS encoding myo-inositol-1-phosphate synthase domain-containing protein, with amino-acid sequence MAPHAETASTGAAPSTFVVNSPNVNYTDSEIRSKYTYRTTSVETDANGNFVATPKETLYDFKVDRKVPKVGMMLVGWGGNNGTTVTAGIIANRRNLVWDTKEGVQEANYYGSVVMSSTVKLGTDAKTNKEINIPFHNLLPMVHPNDLVIGGWDISSLNLAQAMDRAKVLEPALKAHVRKEMAELTPLPSIYYPDFIAANQEDRADNLIEGSKACNAHVEQIRKDIRDFKANNGLDKVVVLWTANTERYADIVDGVNDTADNLLKAIEQGHEEVSPSTVFAVACILEGAPFINGSPQNTFVPGAIELAEKHNAYIGGDDFKSGQTKMKSALVDFLINAGIKLTSIASYNHLGNNDGKNLSSQKQFRSKEISKSNVVDDMVEANSILYKKGEHPDHCVVIKYMPAVGDNKRALDEYYAEIFLGGHQTISLFNICEDSLLASPLIIDLVVVAEMMTRIQWKAASNDGHETSEFKHFHSVLSVLSYMLKAPLTPPGTPVVNALAKQRAALTNIFRACVGLEPESEMTLEHKLF
- a CDS encoding MRC1-like domain-containing protein → MTSQRSTTPASRDATPELLTPRSKLRALLATVDGSDDEDAVPIGVLNTKSPKSSTAARDNADSSDSDSDVPVRPRGKLAGRMQGPSDITKEPETTNGVETARDRVRRMLEQEKEQAAEAMDTEMADAEDVEEEDELPAAPRRLKRRPAQDDATDLSARSPSPGLFVSSPVRPSPTKAPQNQPESEEDLPTVKSDRFKALVERKRQERLAREAEEEARRAERRALQEKLASELEQLDSGDDDGGITDDEGGRRLTQEARPTRKASKKALEDMNRETQRMARNMQLAHEAKTRKKLSKASLFERFNFRPDGEPMPVEPTANSSSRPVSPPTDADANKDTPPSSPPVGEKQDSVQVKDNAANPDPSVEVAEASSSTILDKGKGPAMDVEEPSKPAETKRRVRVRIPVPTKAAAADSDDELEITTTSKDRMNAVFNNIPFRKAQDSHSMLALRALAHVTSPGKENKRKNERDAMTPGEFQASLLQKAREQARSERDRRLELLKSQGVVIQTSEERERQMQEVEDILAKAREEAQRIKEEEVAAEKKEGKDGGEADPLAWDDSDDEEYEEDEAEDEDEDEDEDESEDIIAGSAMFEAEAEEDAASETSEVLPKPDANEMEGDDDDEGVEKVTPMKRRRARNKTAVLSDDEAEPAVEATPKLKRTPISTAFQSPAAPTSVLRSAKKTFIPGLPVEGPAGLSLTQIFAGTMDENQKSQDEPTQSMMPDFDDFPDSNFSATMDDNADDMVLDSQRDESQGVTQAIQLNLAQSQMHGLDSLLREEMNSQISDMVELSQDGGLQRYTPLKSRFVEPPNSTVETISTDQHGDAIQSSPLVRRGRLRRKMEMSSVDEDAAVPMSGEKGGEAEMTPTKTAFKVLQDAATEQKKKMLIEEFNKKKSKAKEMVEEQAEESEDEYAGLGGADGEDSDDEFDASLQDIIDDAAGNDEDARKLAAFYADRERINDEKEVEKLYKDITSGMLRRKRGADYDLSDSDDGGEARRRMKRRQFAKMQKALFADERVKKMAENPGNQAFLRTIEDRGSDDEMDFLEIVDAPASQGEESQSQSEQLEQQPPRIVLDSQPRKPLGSAGDNRAPAHMRRTKDGKKPSNIGEVRETLSDLLEDGRGSSVIPATVVGSDSEDEESRPASRGNKENQSPASRRTRNTVVDRISLKRNASSTLSSSNRPAFAAAGASSSSFKVPASLLRRATTNSSLLSTASTSSSSTTAAGGSGSGFGEEAKIKKGAGKKSGINGFSRDNEKLARMQENERRRQEKKVRGAESRAGLVGGLLGKGSFE